A window of the Bacillus sp. A301a_S52 genome harbors these coding sequences:
- a CDS encoding PepSY domain-containing protein: MSWKRFAAGVGAGVAVTILAKNQLDKSEGKLAPEKALKLVKRKTAHLGQIEGSWIHMITEEFEQDHLLFNVYRGGLTCSDTGGNMSAYEFFVDAATGTVLALNKQED, translated from the coding sequence TTGAGTTGGAAACGCTTTGCAGCTGGAGTTGGAGCGGGAGTTGCCGTAACGATTCTAGCGAAGAACCAGTTGGACAAATCTGAAGGTAAATTAGCACCTGAAAAAGCCTTAAAATTAGTAAAAAGAAAAACTGCACATCTTGGTCAAATTGAAGGGTCATGGATACATATGATAACAGAGGAATTTGAACAAGATCATCTTTTGTTTAACGTCTATCGCGGTGGCCTGACGTGTTCTGATACTGGCGGTAACATGTCCGCCTACGAATTTTTTGTAGATGCTGCCACTGGCACCGTTTTAGCACTTAATAAACAAGAAGACTAA
- a CDS encoding M42 family metallopeptidase, translating to MNKETYEMFETLTQLPGAPGFEHEVRRYVKKELQKYSDDIIQDRLGGIFGVKKGDEDGPKVMVAGHMDEVGFMVTSINDKGLIQFQTLGGWWSQVLLAQRLHIITDNGPVTGVVGSIPPHLLDEAKRNKPMEIKNMYIDIGADNKEDAERIGVKPGQQIIPICPMEKMANEKKIMAKAWDNRYGVGLSIELLKALKEDTIPNTLYSGATVQEEVGLRGAQVAANMIQPDIFYALDASTADDATGGKEAFGHLGKGALLRIYDRTMITHRGMREFIIDTAETNKIPYQFFISQGGTDAGRVHISNSGVPSAVIGICSRYIHTAASIIHVDDYEAAKELITRLVKQTDKTTLQTIRDNV from the coding sequence ATGAATAAAGAAACGTACGAAATGTTTGAGACGTTGACTCAGCTGCCAGGGGCACCGGGATTTGAACATGAAGTAAGACGATACGTGAAAAAAGAATTACAGAAATATAGTGATGATATCATTCAAGACCGCTTAGGCGGGATATTTGGCGTGAAAAAAGGAGATGAAGATGGGCCAAAGGTCATGGTTGCCGGTCATATGGATGAAGTAGGGTTTATGGTAACCTCTATTAATGACAAAGGATTAATTCAGTTTCAAACGTTGGGCGGTTGGTGGAGTCAAGTGTTACTTGCACAGCGGCTTCACATTATAACAGACAACGGGCCTGTGACTGGTGTAGTTGGGTCCATTCCACCGCATCTTTTAGATGAAGCTAAACGAAATAAGCCGATGGAAATTAAAAATATGTATATTGATATTGGAGCGGATAACAAAGAGGATGCTGAACGAATCGGCGTGAAGCCAGGCCAGCAAATTATTCCTATTTGCCCGATGGAAAAAATGGCCAATGAGAAGAAAATCATGGCTAAGGCTTGGGATAACAGGTATGGTGTAGGACTCTCCATTGAATTGTTAAAAGCGCTTAAAGAGGATACAATTCCAAATACGCTCTATTCAGGGGCGACTGTTCAAGAAGAAGTAGGACTACGTGGGGCTCAAGTGGCTGCAAACATGATTCAGCCGGATATTTTTTATGCGTTAGATGCAAGCACAGCTGATGATGCAACTGGAGGAAAAGAGGCTTTTGGTCATTTAGGTAAAGGAGCACTTTTAAGAATTTATGACCGTACGATGATTACACATCGAGGAATGAGAGAGTTTATCATTGATACCGCGGAAACAAATAAGATTCCGTATCAGTTTTTCATTTCACAAGGTGGGACAGATGCTGGACGTGTTCACATATCAAATAGTGGGGTTCCTTCTGCTGTTATTGGTATTTGCTCAAGGTATATCCATACTGCTGCTTCCATCATTCATGTCGATGACTATGAGGCGGCGAAGGAATTGATTACGAGACTGGTCAAACAAACAGACAAGACAACCCTTCAAACAATTCGTGATAATGTGTAA